AATCTCGATTCCATGAGCGGTATCAACCCCAACTCTGAGTGCGTTGTGTTTGAAGCCAGCTGTGACCCACGCGACAACCCAAAAATCCCCAAAAGTTTCTTCTGCGTATTCCATTTCGTTCATATCCACCCCCGTGGAAATCAACGAAATATCTTCCAAGTTAACATCATAAATGTTAGCTAGTTGAAGCGCGATCTGTCTCAAGTGATCGTTAAAATCGCAATTTATGTGATGAAGATAGTCACACAACGATTTCGGAAGGTAGCAATTACATACAAGCTTTGGAAAACTATAACCATTGTCACCGGAAAGACTTGGCCTGGGTTCGCTAAAACGCAAAGCTATTAGATTGGCTTTTTCGTCGTCTGTCTGATAGTCAACAAAATCAGCAATTACTCCATGGCATTTATAGATTTCTCGCTTATCGATAAGTCGTATCATAGCAAGTGTTCCAATATGCTACACGAATGAATAGCTTCTGATGTTGGCAACAACTTCGCGTAATATTTCTAAGGAACTTTCAAGTTCGGATTCGCTGTTTGCCTTACCTAATGACATTCTAATCGAGCAGTTTGCGAGTTCACGTTCAACTCCCATTGACAAAAGAACGTAGGGTGCTTCGTGAGTATTTGAACTGCAGGCTGAACCAGTTGAAACACATAAACCTCGTTTAGCCAATTCTTTGCAGAGGTATTCACCCTCTACCCCTTCGAAACTGATGTTAATGTTGGTTGGGAGCCGGTGTACCTCATGGCCATTTAAAGTAGTATGCGGGATTTTACTTATTATGCCATTTATCAGTTTCGTAGCTAAATCTTTGATCCGCTTTGAATCATCGATCATTTCTGCCCTGGCAATCTCCGCTGCTTTGCCTAATCCAACTATGCCGGGAACATTTTCAGTTCCGGATCTGAAACCTTCTTCCTGTCCACCACCGAATATCATCGGATAAAGAGATATTTCTTTGCTAACGTAAAGCGCCCCCACACCTTTTGGCCCTGAAAACTTGTGACCTGAGAGGGAGAGAAGATCTAATTGGGTTTTTTTAACGTCTAGCGGTAAATGCCCAATCATTTGAACCGCATCGGTATGAAATATTACCCCATGTTTGTGACAGACACTACCGATTTCTGATATTGGTTGAAGAGTACCGACCACATTGTTTGCGGTCATGATAGTGACAAGAACAGTGTCACTAGTAATTGCTCTTTCTAACGCTTGAGGAGAAACTTGGCCTTTATTATCAACTGCAAGATAGGTAATTCGCCAACCAAGTTTTTCAAGGTGATGGCAAGTCTCCAATACTGCATGGTGTTCTATTTCAGAAGTGATGATGTGATGACCTCGGTTGGAATACGCGTTGGCAACCCCAACAATTGCCAGGTTATCCGCCTCTGTTCCGCCACTTGTAAACACTATCTCATCGGATTGACAACCAAGTAGTGTAGCCAGACTTTCTCTTGCGTTCTCAATAGCATTATGTGCTCGGATTCCCATCGGGTGAATAGATGAAGGATTACCATAATCGATACAAAAATAGGGCATCATCGACTCCAAGACTCTGGAGTCGATAGGGGTGCTAGCGGCATTATCGAAATAAATTAATGACACGAATATCAACCATTACATTTTAAGCTAACATGCTGGAGCTCTTGGTGTTGGGCTTCTAAGACTTTTATACGCAACAATCGTTGCATCAATTTCTTTGCCTAAAGCTTCAATTTCCCTCAATTGATTTTCATCCAATTCAGCGTATTCACTTCTGTCTGAGTTAAAAGCAATTAATTGTAAACCCAGTTTGCGTTCAAGGCTGCGGACTTTATCGAGATTATCGTCATCGAGCCGTTTAACAGGAATTTTTACGAAACAATGGGTCATTTCTCTCGCCATTTATTTTTACCTCTCGTTTTATAGAAGCAAGTATAGCAAATATATGACACTAGCACTGGCTAAAATATCGAATGCGGCAACAGTTCTAAATAATTTTACTGAATGTAAGATCGTTTCCGATGTTAGTGGATTGATCGCGTCACCAAGAGAGTAATACCCTGATCGATCCAATCTTGCATTTAACGCTCCAGCAGTAGCGGACATAGGCCAACCAGCATTAGGACTTTCTGTATTAGAGTGATCCCTCAACATAATTTTCCAAGATTGCCTGGTATTATAGCCCAATATCCAACTCCCCAGCACGAAGAGTAAACCTGTTAATCGGGACGGGATGAAGTTAAGTATGTCGTCGAACCGCGCAGCAAACTTACCGAGGTATTCATATTTCCCTCGATGACCGATCATGCCATCAAGCGTGTTTGCAACCCGATAAGCAATTGCGCCAGGTACACCTAGGATCAAAAAATAAAAAAGTGGTGCCACAAAAAAGTCTGAAGCATTTTCAACAAGCGATCTGATCGTGGAGGATATGATCGCAGGCCTAATTTCTTCGCCGCCCTTTATTTCAACGGTCGACAGAAGATATCTGATATCGACAGCGGCACTTGAAGGATTGTTAACTTGACCATTTTCAAGAAAAATTTTGACAAGCAAAGAGAGTCGACAGCTATATCTGAGACAAAATGCAGGTTTCAATAATACACTTCCAAGTACAACATAAACCAAGATTCCGAATCCTGAGGCATAGGCGAGAATTAGGAAGCTCAAGTACCCCAAGCCTAGGATCAGGAACAAGGAACCGAGTGCCCCAAAAACAAATTGCCAAATTTTAGAACGGATTTCCAAGCCGAATTTTTCTAAAATGGCAATGATCTTACCAGTCCAAACCGTCGGATGTATAATGGATGGAGGTTCAGAAACCACCAAATCAAGTAGGATCGCCAGCAATAATATGATCACGTTTTCGTAACTCATGAGAAAAACCTCGTTAGAGAATTGTTACCGGTTTCCATGACTTATCTCTCATGTCTGAAGTTACTTGGTCAACGTTTGGCAAGTACACTTTGGCTCTAGCCACTGCCGATTCAACCTGAGGCCTTGTTGCCGAAGGCCAGGGAGCGCTTGGTACAGAGATATACGATGTCACTCTAAAAATTATTTGATCGTTAACACCTGCGATAAACTTGGCTAATTGTTCTATCTCATGTGTTTCTACCAATCCGGGAATATAGGCGATTTCTGCCTGAATCTGCTTCTCCATCGCGCAGAGGGTTTTGAAATTATCGAGTATTTGTTCGTTGGTTTGTCCAGTATATTTCCTGTGGATTTCAGGATTGAATGCTTTAAAACTGAAAATAATCTCGTCTATTGCATTTACGTCAGCCAAAGTAAGTCCATTGGTGAGAAGTATATTTGTTGATTTGAAACGGTCGTGTATAGCCCTTGCTAAAATTGGCATATCTGGATCAAGAGACGCCTCCTTACCCATAAAGATGGTGTAGTGAGGATCAAGATGTTCTGTTTTAAGCAACACTTCATCATTAGAAAAAAAACGATCCGGTTCGGCGATGACGCTCATCTTGCTGAAGTCAATAAAATCATTGTCTAGAAGCCCAAGATCATCTCGATAGAATCGTTTGTAACACCCTTTACAATTTAGATTGCAGCCCCAAAAATGCAAATCGAGTATGTGTCTTTTAGCCTCATAAGTGACCTGGAACACGTTCATCTGATCTGGCTCTTAACCTTTTCGTTTTGGCTTGCTTTTTGTGGGATAACCATTATGGTGTTCCAATGGGAATTATAAGAAGCACTTGCTCCTAAAGTTGTCCAACTCAACTTTTCTGCAGGCGTAGCCAGTTCCTCACAAAGAAGTACTTGAGTTGTTCGATCGACTTTTTGTGAGAGAAGAAACTCGGCTATATCTTCAGTAGACTGTTCGATATCACTAGAAATAATTACATTACTCCCCTGATTAAAAGCTTGAATCATTCGAGTTCGGTTGGTTTCAAGTAAATCAAGATCGATTCCACCGTTTTTATCTGGACTGAAAACAACCATTAAAGTATTTTCTAACGATACGCCTGCCGCCGCCGCTGCGAGTTGAAATCTGCTAGAGCATGGGACAAAATCAAGTGTAAAATCCTCGAACGTTTCTTGGAAATATTGAACGGGAACCGAATAAACTAAGGGATCGTCAAGAACGAGAAGAACAATGTTTTGGTTGTGCAGCTTTGCGTAACGAGTCGCTGTTTTTAGAATTTCCCTATATTGGGTGGGATCCTGGATAAATATCATTTTATCTAAAATTAGCGACTCAACGATGGAAATCGATGCCTGCCATCCGACGATTATATCCGCCACCTTAAGAATTTCCTTTGCCTTATCGCAAAGATATGGCGATCCCGTTATACCCATCACGTAAGCCCGTGGTTTAGGCTCAACCTGGCTCGTAGGGCTAATGTCCATTCTATCCATCTTCCAAGTATTCATTGATAACAGGATCTGGAAAGAGGCTTACAACCTCATATTTGAGCTGCTCTTCGCCCGTAAATGCTAATACCCTGTTGAGGTGGCGCTTCGCGATGTTAGTAGCCTGCTCCATTTGGTCAGGCGTAGGACGTTTCCAAAGGTTATTTCCAGCCTGGAAATAGGGCAGTATAATGTACAATAGGTTTTTGTCTATCCCTGAAATAAACTCTGCGATACGTTCCGTTTCTTCCAAGTCGATGTATCCCGGGATGAAGACCGATTCGATAACCAAGTCCTTCCCTGAACGATAGAGTTTCCGCAAATTTTCTATGATACGAGCGTTCGAGACACCAGTGTAGTCTCGATGAATTTCATCACTGACAGCTTTAAGCCCAAAACCAATCTTGTGGGTGGACCTGAGGTCAGGGAGTTCGTAGCCGTTTGTAAGAAGTAAATTACGGCTAGCAAATCGTTTTGAAATTTCTTCAGACAAGTGACCATAGAAGGGAAACGTCGAAGCCTCTTGACCTTCGAATGTCACCTCTTCTAACTCCACTCTACTTAGTATTTCCATTACCTGATCATAGGTTAAGAACTGTGTTGGCGGTATTGCCATCTTAGGTTGTTGGAGGTTATAGCCTACGCAATCGCCCAACATCGAACTGAAAACTCTTCGTTGGCAATAACACCCTTTGCAATTCAAGTTACAACCCCAGAAAAATAGACTGGCAGCTTTTGTTGAGGGTGCATAAGTGATGTGATATATATTAGTTAGCATATGGCGATCATCGCATTCCTATTCATTAAAAAAGTCTGACCAATTCATATTCCATCGTTTCGTCGCCTCCCCAGCCGTGAACATTTTCAAGATACCTTTTCGCCACGGATACTGCTTCAGCCATTTCAAGGGGATTTGGCCGTCGCCATGGATTGTGGCCCGCTTTGAGGTAAGGTAGCATAACATATGGAATTTGCTTATCTACGCTCGCAATGAATTGAGCGATTTTCTCGATCTCTGGCAGCGCAATATATTCAGGGATAAACACCGATGTCGCAGCGAGCTTAATCCCTGAATTGTATAGACGTTTGAAGTTTTGTAGTACCTTTACGTTGGATTGTCCCGTGTATTCCTTATGCAAATTATCCGTGATCGCCTTAATCCCAAAAGCAATCTTGTCCGTGTTTTGAATGTTGGGAATCTCGAAACCATTCGTAAGCAGGTGGTTTTGACAACCGAAAGTAGAGTGCAAGGTTTTTGTTAATTCGCCATATTCTGGATCAATACCAGCTTCCTGGCCTTCAAGGTAAACTCTTTCTAGTTCGACTGTCTTAAGAATGTCTACTATCTCAGATATTTCCAAAAATACTTGTGGAGGGCTGGCGATTGTGGTGGGTTCGGCTCGGAATTGATCAAGATTTTCTTTCAGCAGAAAATTGTATATTTGTTTTTGGCACAAACAACCGCGACATCGGAAATTGCATCCCCAAAAGAAGATTGTCGCCTCTTTGGCAACCGGCGCATATGAAATATGGTAAACTTTTGTCTTCATATAAATGGTTGTGATTTGGGGGGGACGAATAATAAGCGGATTTAAACTACCCGCTGCACATCAAACAAAATTTCCTGCTCGGTGCCCTGGCAGCCGGACACATTATAAAGGTATTTGGACGCGACCTGGACCGTTTGCTCGATTTCTGTGAGGTTAGTTTTACGCCAGGGATTATTGCCGGCTGGAAAATAGGGCAACACGAAATACGGAATTTTCTTATCAACACTTGATATAAATCGAGCAACCTTTTCGATTTCCTCTTTCTCCACCAATCCTGGTATGAAGATGGTCGCCGCCGTAAGATTGATGCCATCCTCGTAATACTTAATGAAATTTTGTTTAACGATATTGACGTCTCGTCCTGTGTACCATTTGTGTAAATCGTCAGAAATTGCCTTGATTCCGATTTCGACGCTATCCGTATTTTCAGTACTGGGTTTGAAGAATCCATTTGTGTATAAAATGTTCTCTGTATGATATCGGGCATGGAAATCTGCTGTGATTTCAGCATAATGTGGGTCAATGGTTGCTTCCTCACCGGTTAAGAATATGCGCTTCAGGTTTAGAGAAGATAGTTGGCGATCGACTTCTTCAAGGTCGAGGAATCGACTCGGTTTGAATTGTTGGGTCTGAGACTCTTTGCCGGTTCGATATTCTTTCAGCAGGTGATCAAATATCCCCTCTTTACAAAGGCAACCCTGGCAGGTCATATTGCAACCCCAAAAACGAAGTGAAGCGCTCGAAGTCTCTGGGGTATAGGTTATATGGTATATGTTTGTCTTCATACAGTTAAATCTTACAAAATGGTAGCCATCTCCATCTTTTCGGCTAAGGCACAATTTTCAATATCTAAATACCAAAAAGGACATCTGGTTGGCTTTCCATCGAAAAGACCATATTC
This is a stretch of genomic DNA from Dehalogenimonas etheniformans. It encodes these proteins:
- a CDS encoding cysteine desulfurase family protein, producing the protein MSLIYFDNAASTPIDSRVLESMMPYFCIDYGNPSSIHPMGIRAHNAIENARESLATLLGCQSDEIVFTSGGTEADNLAIVGVANAYSNRGHHIITSEIEHHAVLETCHHLEKLGWRITYLAVDNKGQVSPQALERAITSDTVLVTIMTANNVVGTLQPISEIGSVCHKHGVIFHTDAVQMIGHLPLDVKKTQLDLLSLSGHKFSGPKGVGALYVSKEISLYPMIFGGGQEEGFRSGTENVPGIVGLGKAAEIARAEMIDDSKRIKDLATKLINGIISKIPHTTLNGHEVHRLPTNINISFEGVEGEYLCKELAKRGLCVSTGSACSSNTHEAPYVLLSMGVERELANCSIRMSLGKANSESELESSLEILREVVANIRSYSFV
- a CDS encoding SAM-dependent methyltransferase — its product is MDISPTSQVEPKPRAYVMGITGSPYLCDKAKEILKVADIIVGWQASISIVESLILDKMIFIQDPTQYREILKTATRYAKLHNQNIVLLVLDDPLVYSVPVQYFQETFEDFTLDFVPCSSRFQLAAAAAGVSLENTLMVVFSPDKNGGIDLDLLETNRTRMIQAFNQGSNVIISSDIEQSTEDIAEFLLSQKVDRTTQVLLCEELATPAEKLSWTTLGASASYNSHWNTIMVIPQKASQNEKVKSQIR
- a CDS encoding adenosylcobinamide amidohydrolase, which codes for MIRLIDKREIYKCHGVIADFVDYQTDDEKANLIALRFSEPRPSLSGDNGYSFPKLVCNCYLPKSLCDYLHHINCDFNDHLRQIALQLANIYDVNLEDISLISTGVDMNEMEYAEETFGDFWVVAWVTAGFKHNALRVGVDTAHGIEIGGKFTECGTINIILSTNASLSLATMASSFITITEAKGIALQDLMIHSSFNPRLQATGTGTDQIIVVSGHDFPCRYVGGHTKLGELIAKAVTRACKMACSRQLAKNPHYHTELEPDPL
- a CDS encoding radical SAM protein, giving the protein MNVFQVTYEAKRHILDLHFWGCNLNCKGCYKRFYRDDLGLLDNDFIDFSKMSVIAEPDRFFSNDEVLLKTEHLDPHYTIFMGKEASLDPDMPILARAIHDRFKSTNILLTNGLTLADVNAIDEIIFSFKAFNPEIHRKYTGQTNEQILDNFKTLCAMEKQIQAEIAYIPGLVETHEIEQLAKFIAGVNDQIIFRVTSYISVPSAPWPSATRPQVESAVARAKVYLPNVDQVTSDMRDKSWKPVTIL
- a CDS encoding radical SAM protein, yielding MLTNIYHITYAPSTKAASLFFWGCNLNCKGCYCQRRVFSSMLGDCVGYNLQQPKMAIPPTQFLTYDQVMEILSRVELEEVTFEGQEASTFPFYGHLSEEISKRFASRNLLLTNGYELPDLRSTHKIGFGLKAVSDEIHRDYTGVSNARIIENLRKLYRSGKDLVIESVFIPGYIDLEETERIAEFISGIDKNLLYIILPYFQAGNNLWKRPTPDQMEQATNIAKRHLNRVLAFTGEEQLKYEVVSLFPDPVINEYLEDG
- a CDS encoding radical SAM protein; protein product: MKTKVYHISYAPVAKEATIFFWGCNFRCRGCLCQKQIYNFLLKENLDQFRAEPTTIASPPQVFLEISEIVDILKTVELERVYLEGQEAGIDPEYGELTKTLHSTFGCQNHLLTNGFEIPNIQNTDKIAFGIKAITDNLHKEYTGQSNVKVLQNFKRLYNSGIKLAATSVFIPEYIALPEIEKIAQFIASVDKQIPYVMLPYLKAGHNPWRRPNPLEMAEAVSVAKRYLENVHGWGGDETMEYELVRLF
- the cbiB gene encoding adenosylcobinamide-phosphate synthase CbiB gives rise to the protein MSYENVIILLLAILLDLVVSEPPSIIHPTVWTGKIIAILEKFGLEIRSKIWQFVFGALGSLFLILGLGYLSFLILAYASGFGILVYVVLGSVLLKPAFCLRYSCRLSLLVKIFLENGQVNNPSSAAVDIRYLLSTVEIKGGEEIRPAIISSTIRSLVENASDFFVAPLFYFLILGVPGAIAYRVANTLDGMIGHRGKYEYLGKFAARFDDILNFIPSRLTGLLFVLGSWILGYNTRQSWKIMLRDHSNTESPNAGWPMSATAGALNARLDRSGYYSLGDAINPLTSETILHSVKLFRTVAAFDILASASVIYLLYLLL
- a CDS encoding radical SAM protein, producing MKTNIYHITYTPETSSASLRFWGCNMTCQGCLCKEGIFDHLLKEYRTGKESQTQQFKPSRFLDLEEVDRQLSSLNLKRIFLTGEEATIDPHYAEITADFHARYHTENILYTNGFFKPSTENTDSVEIGIKAISDDLHKWYTGRDVNIVKQNFIKYYEDGINLTAATIFIPGLVEKEEIEKVARFISSVDKKIPYFVLPYFPAGNNPWRKTNLTEIEQTVQVASKYLYNVSGCQGTEQEILFDVQRVV